The Synechococcus sp. RS9916 DNA segment CTGCGTCGAAACGCCATCAAGGCTTGATGTCACATGCAGAACATCGGACCCTGGCGGCGTTAGTCCAGGTGGTTGGTGTCTCCAGTGAACATGTTCGGTCTGGGTTTGGTGTCACAAACTACTGCACAATCTTTTGATTGTGGCATTCTCTTCAAAAGCAATTAGTGTTATGACACTCGAGGAGCAATACGTCACTCTGATGGAAGCGGCTGGACGGATTTCTGATGAATGGTGTCGCGAGAAATTTATTGAAGAAGCCGACAATGTTTTGCTGCAAATCAATGCTCAGGTTCTGAAGAACAAGCGGGAGGTCGACTCCATCGCCTTCTGAGCTCAGGCCTGGCCTCCGCTTGGGGTGATGCTGTTCGGCATCCATGGAGCTGGCCCTTGCTCCTTGATGGTTCTCTTTAACGGCGTTGCAGTCCTCTGCAACGGTTGATGCTCTGCTGGAAGCCTGCAGGTGCTGATTAGCTGCCCGCGTCTTCCACGTCGGCCCCTGAGCCAACGGAGTCGCCCGCATCTTGCCCCGGCCGCCAGCCGGAAGCCCAGATCTCTCGGCATTTGGCGTTGAGTGATTCTCGCTCCAGTCCCCAGCCTTTGATGGCCCGCTCCAGGTCGGTTTGGATGTCAGGGGACCCTGGGAAGCCGTCGTAGCGCATCAGCAAGCGCGCGGCATGGCTCAGCTGGTCAGGACCTGGCTCCCCTTGATGGCCCAGCAGAGAATCCACCACTTCGCGGTCGGTGGCGTAGAGGGGATGCGTCTGGGATGTGTCGTCGCTCATCGCTCCATGATCCAGCATGGGGCCCTCAGCCGAAGCCCTTGGCCTGCGCTTGCCGGGTGAGATGTCTGTGCTGGCCCTTGAGCAGTGCTTCTCGTTCAGCTGCTTCCCCCACGTGGGGTGCAATTTCCACACCTGCAGTCCGCAGGGCTTCCAAGCACTGTCGCTCTTGCTCCGACCCCGTTTCGCTCTGCAGGTAGGCCGTCACCAAGGCATGGGCTGCGTCGTTGGTGGCGTAGTAGAGGGTGCCTGGACCACGGCGTTCCCGCGTCAGCCCCCGAGCCCGACGGCGCTGTTGCACACCTGCCCAGAGTTGGCCAGGCGACTGGGTCATATAGGCGTTGAGATCCTTGGCATCGGTGTCTTCGCTTAGCGCCATGCAGGTGCCATCCACAAAGTCACTCAGCAGGGTCACCACAGCCATGGGGGAAGGCGGCGAAAGTACAAGTCTGCGTTGCCGCCCAACACTTTGCTGATGGTGACGGGGTCAATTGCGCCGCTGCAGTTCTGCGTCGATCTCTTGGTCGCTAATCGGTTGTTCCGGATGATTGATGCTCCAGGCCTGGATCAGCAGCGTCATGCCCCAGCCGCCAATGGGCCAGATCGGCCAGAAGTCACCCCTGCCATCCAGCAGCCAGATCACCACCAAGGTGAGGTTCACGATCACATAGGCCTGCACTTGTTTCTGAAGGCCACGGCGTCGTTTCACCCTTGCTTTGGCTTCGTCCCTGCGTTGCTGATCTCCTTGCATTGTTCAGCACTTGGAACTGCGTTCATAGTGGTAGCGACTCGAACAGTCCAATGCCATCGAAACCCCGCAATCGTGTCGGCGAGGTCTACGGCCAGCTGACGGTGGTGCGGCTGTCGGATCGGAGAACCAAAAGCGGCAATGCTTTCTGGTGGTGTCGCTGCACCTGTGGACGGGATCGGGAGGTGCCTGGCGACAAGCTCTCTCACAACACAGCCAGGAAGAAGCCAGTGATCACAGCCTGTTTGGACTGCTCTAAGGAACTGCAGGTGGAAGCGGTCTGTGCCAAGAACGACCGTGAGGAACGGCAGCGGCGGCGGGATGCGGAGCAACGCCGTGCTGATCTGAAGGGAAAGGTTCCTGATAGTTGGTTGAAACTGCCACTCACCGATGCCCATGCGCGTGAACAAGGGCAGGTGTTGTTTTTTCGCGGAACGCGCTGCCTCAGGAACCACCTGGCTCCGTATCGCATCAATGGCGGATGCTTGGCCTGTGCTGGCCAGCGACCGTCAGCAGACCAAAGCTCTGGTTGACGGCGAGGGAAGCTCAGGAAATCCAGCTGTTGGCAAACCAGCGCTCGACCTGGTCGCAGCGGGCGTCATCCTGAAAATCGGATTCGCTCACGGCAAAACCGTTGTCTCTGGCTAAACCCACCACAGCGTCGATCGAGGGAAGCTGGTGAAGTTGGCGTCTGAGGGAGGAACTGTGTTCTAAAGCATGGACGAAATCCTTGAAGCCTTGCCGGCTCATCGCTGCCAACCCCGCTCGGCCTGCTCTTCCACATAGGCCGCGACATCAGCAATGTCGTCATCGCTGAGCTTGCCCTGATAAGGGGGCATGGCATTTTTCCCGGCTTCGATCTGATGTTCGATGGCTTCGAGGTGATCTTGGCTGTAGGAATCGAGATGGGCCTGAAGATCGGCTTCGCTCAAGGTGCGGCTTGCCCGGATCACGTTGCCACCGCCCATGTGGCAAGCCGCGCAGTTGGTGGAAAAGATCTGACTGCCATTCCCTGAATCAGGGTTAGCCAGTGATGCAGTGGCTGGTAGCGCGCCGATCAGACCGATGACCAGCACGAGTACCAAAGGAAAGATCCGTTCCGGTCGCGGCATGGCTGCTTGGCTTGGCCTTGTGGGCCACACCCTATCCAGACTGAATCCGATGTGAAGGGGCTGATCGTGGTTCTGAAATGGATGGCTTTTCAGACACAAAAAAACCAGGTAATCAAAAGATCACCTGGTGAAAAGTTGATTGTGGATGAAAGATCAGTGGATCACTCAACGATCACCTTGCCGACCATGCCAGCACCACGATGGGGCTCGCAGTAGAAGTCATAGGTGCCAGCGGTGGAGAAGGTCTCTTCCCAGGATTCGCCGGGGGCGAAAGCCAGGTCGGAGTGGCTGAGCTCATCGTGGCCATCGAAGACGGCGTTGTGAGGAGCCATCTTGTTGTTGACGAACTTGACGGTGTCGCCAGCTTTGATGTTCACGGTGCTGGGCTCGAACGCCAGCATGCCGGAATCGGAGCCAAGCTTCACTTCAACGGTGGCGGCGTTGGCGGAAGCCACGCCCAAGCCGATCACCAGAACAAGGGCGATGCAGGCAGAAACAAGGGAGCGCAGACGATTAATCATCACGTCATTGACACTGAATAGAGTTTAACGCCAATTAGGCCTTGCCACGGCGGGGAAGCCCGGAGTCTTGAAGCACGGCTTCAAGGTTGGGGCCATGGCTGGTCAGTCCGAACGCCTCGGGCTGGGTCACAGGATCGTGGATGAAATGCCGCTGGCGGATGCTGAAACGATCCCAGGCATTCACTTCAATGGGCAAAATCCGGATCAGCCCTTCGATCAGCCAGGCCCAAAGCGGAATTCCGGGCGTGCGCGCCACACCGCGCCAACGGCAAAGGGTGGCCACGGCTTCATTCACGCTGATCGCTTTCTGGCCCATCACGATGCGGCGAATCGCCCCCTGACCCGGCGTGCGGTTCAGCACGTGGGGGCGGGTCGCCAGGGCACCGCAGATCGCTGCAATATCTGCGGCATGAATGAAGTGGAAGCTGGCATCAGCCCGCAGGAAGCGGGCCAGCCAGAGCCATTTGCTCGCTTCGGCCAGTCCTTCGGTGAGGTAGCTGGTGGGGAAGCTGCTGGTGCCATCGACGCGTCCGCCGAACACCAGGGTGGGGAACACAGCCACAATCCGCTCGGCTAGCGGGTGGCGTTCCAGTTCCTGAAGGCATTGCGCCTTGG contains these protein-coding regions:
- a CDS encoding Nif11-like leader peptide family natural product precursor, whose translation is MSRQGFKDFVHALEHSSSLRRQLHQLPSIDAVVGLARDNGFAVSESDFQDDARCDQVERWFANSWIS
- a CDS encoding DUF3288 family protein; translation: MSDDTSQTHPLYATDREVVDSLLGHQGEPGPDQLSHAARLLMRYDGFPGSPDIQTDLERAIKGWGLERESLNAKCREIWASGWRPGQDAGDSVGSGADVEDAGS
- the petE gene encoding plastocyanin, whose translation is MINRLRSLVSACIALVLVIGLGVASANAATVEVKLGSDSGMLAFEPSTVNIKAGDTVKFVNNKMAPHNAVFDGHDELSHSDLAFAPGESWEETFSTAGTYDFYCEPHRGAGMVGKVIVE
- a CDS encoding 2TM domain-containing protein; its protein translation is MQGDQQRRDEAKARVKRRRGLQKQVQAYVIVNLTLVVIWLLDGRGDFWPIWPIGGWGMTLLIQAWSINHPEQPISDQEIDAELQRRN
- a CDS encoding NAD(P)-dependent oxidoreductase; protein product: MTNSPARILITGASGCVGQYTASWLLKNSDAELLLWLRDPSKLTAIAADHPRVHLLVGDLRESNRFASELATVNRVIHTATAWGDPERAQQVNVVAVKQMLNLLDPNKLQQVVYFSTASILDRHLQPLPEALAYGTEYIQTKAQCLQELERHPLAERIVAVFPTLVFGGRVDGTSSFPTSYLTEGLAEASKWLWLARFLRADASFHFIHAADIAAICGALATRPHVLNRTPGQGAIRRIVMGQKAISVNEAVATLCRWRGVARTPGIPLWAWLIEGLIRILPIEVNAWDRFSIRQRHFIHDPVTQPEAFGLTSHGPNLEAVLQDSGLPRRGKA
- a CDS encoding c-type cytochrome, which codes for MPRPERIFPLVLVLVIGLIGALPATASLANPDSGNGSQIFSTNCAACHMGGGNVIRASRTLSEADLQAHLDSYSQDHLEAIEHQIEAGKNAMPPYQGKLSDDDIADVAAYVEEQAERGWQR